The window GGCGTTCAGCTCTTCGTCGGACTCGAAGCGATCGGCGAGGCCGACGACAAGGGCATGCGCACCGTCATGACGACCCTCAACGGACAGCTGCGTCCGGTGTTCGTGCGCGACCGGTCGATCGAGGTCGACGTGCGGCAGGCGGAGAAGGCCGACACGACTCGACCGGGTCAGGTCGCCGCTCCCTTCTCGGGCGTGGTCACGCTGAAATCCGCCGAGGGCGACAAGGTCGAGGCGGGCCAGGCGGTCGCGTCGATCGAGGCGATGAAGATGGAGGCTGCGATCACCGCACCCGTCGCGGGAGTGGTCGAACGTCTCGCCGTGGGGTCGCCTCAGCAGGTCGACGCCGGAGACCTTTTGGTCGTGATCCGTCCCGCGCAGTAACCTGAGGGGATGGGCGCTCGCGCCCGATCCCCGTTTGGAGTACCCGCAGTGACGCTCGATCGACACGACGAGAACCCGCCAGAAGACGCCGAACACGGTGTCCTCTCCGACACCGGCAGTCTCGACTCCGCCGGAATCGGCCTTCTCGGAACCCCCACGGCGCAGTTGCGCGTCGTCCTCCCCGTCGGCTCCGGCGACGATGACCTCGACGACGACGACGTGATCGGCGACGAGATCCGGATCGACGAGATCCCCACCGGCGAGATCCTCGTCGAGGAGCTGCCGGCCGCCGAGACCGTCGACGCCGAAGAGATCCACGACGCAGAAGAGATCCACGACGCAGAAGAGATCCACGACGCAGAAGAGATCCACGACGCCGAGGTCATCGACGACGAGCACGCTGCCTTCGACGCATCCGGCCACGCCGACGTCGACGACGGGTCCGAGGCGCGCTGGTCCGAGCCCGCGGAGTCCGAGGCGACGATCGAGGTCGACGAGATCGAGGCCGACGACGACTCCGAGACCGCGGACGATGTCGACGCCGTCGCCGAGACGGATGCGGAGGAGGCGGATGCTTCCGAAGCGCCCGTCGAGCCGCAGCCGGAGGCCGTGGTCGTCGAGCGCGCGGACGCGACCGAGGAGCGCGCGGACTCGTCGGCGGAAGCCGAAGAATCAGCTGCCGCCGCGCCCGCCGCTGCCGCCGCGCCCGCCGCTGCTGCCGCGCCCGCCGAAGCGCCCACCGCCGCGGCCGAATCCGTCGAGAGTCCGGTCGTGCCGGCGCCCGCCGCCGCCGTCGCGGTCTCCGCGGCGCCGCTCGCTCCGCGCACCGGCAGCGTTCCGACCACCCGTCGCGAGGCGAACAACACCGGCGCGCACCCGCGCATCGACCGCGAGCACGCGTCGGAGCGCATCGCCACGCGCGAGCCCGAGGTGACGCTGGCCTCGAAGCGACTGGGGGAGTTCGACGGCAGTCGCGAGAGCTCCGATCTGCTCACGCCCGATCGTCTGCTCGACCCGTCGCAGCTCTCCCGCCCCGAGCCCGAGGGGCTCTGGCAGCAGCTCGTCTATTCGATCTCCGGCCACCGCATCAACCTCGGCGACGGTCCGAAGGCTCGTGCGCGCAAGGAGCTGGATCGACTGATCTCCGCGCCCCTGTCGGGCGGGGCGCGCTTCATCCCCGTGCTCTCCCGCAAGGGCGGAGTCGGCAAGACCACGATCACGGCGCTCCTCGGGATGGCCCTCGCCGACGCCCGCGACGACCGGGTCATCGCCGTCGACGCGAACCCCGACCGCGGGACCCTCGCCGACCGCATCTCGCGCACCAGTTCGCGCACGGTGCGAGACCTCGTGCGCGGCCGGGCCGACGTCACCGGCTACGCCGACATCTCGGCCCTGGTCGCCCGAGACGAGACCCGGCTCGACGTGCTCTCGTCCGACGCCGACCCGCGGGTGTCCGAGGCGTTCAACGACCGCGACTACCGCGATGTCGCGGAACTCGCCGCCCACTACTACTCGCTCGTCCTGACCGACACGGGTACCGGCATCGTCCACTCCGTGATGGGGGCGACCCTCGACCTCGCCGACCAGCTCGTGATCGTCGCCGGACTCAGCGTCGACGAGGCGCGCCTCGCGTCCGAGACGCTGACCTGGCTCGAGACCAACGGCTACGCGCGGCAGGCGCGGGAGGCGGTCGTCGTGCTCAACAACGCCCGCCCCGGTGCGCCGCTGGTGCGCGAGAGCGAACTGGAAGGGCACTTCCGCACCCGCGTGCGGTCGGTGGTGCGCGTTCCGTACGACACCGCCATCGGCACGGGCAGCGCCATCGTGTTCCGCGACCTGCAGCCCGCGACGCGCAAGGCCGCGCGCGAGCTCGCGGCCGCCGTCATCGGCGGCCTCCGCGCCGCCCCCGAGGCCGCCTGACCATGCCCATCCGCACGATCCGCCTCTTCGGCGACCCCGTTCTCCGCGCCCCGAGTGTTCCGATCGACGAGATCGACGACGGCATACGCGCTCTCGTCGACGACCTGGTCGAGGGCGTTGCCCTGCCGAATCGCGCGGGGCTCGCCGCTCCGCAGATCGGCGTCGGGCTCCGCGCGTTCAGCTACAACGTCGACGGCGAGATCGGCTACATCCTCAATCCCGTCCTGGTCGAGACCCGCGGCGAGCCCGAGCTCGTCGGCGAGGGCTGCCTGTCGATCCCCAACGTCTGGCACGAGGCACTCCGTCACCCCTACGCCCGGGTCGTCGGCATCGACGTCAACGGCGACGAGCTCGTCCTGGAGGGCGAGGGGCTCATGGCACAGGCGCTCCAGCACGAGACCGATCACCTCGAGGGGATGCTGTTCATCTCCCGCCTTCCGCCGGAGACGCGCCGCCAGGCGATGCGCGAGATCCGCGAATCCGACTGGTTCTGACGCGTCCGCGCACGAGACACCATTTCCGGCCGAAACGCACCGCCTGGCGGTGGGTCTCGGCCGGAACGTGTGTCTCAGCGGATGCTGACGCTCACGCCAGCGAGATGTTCGTGGTGTTGACGGGCGTGGCGTAGAGCTCCTCGATCTCGTCGGCGAAATCCCCGACGATGACGTTGCGCTTGATGCTCATCTTCGGCGTGAGGTGACCGCTCGCCTCGGTCCACTCGATCGGCAGGATCGTGAACTTGCGGATCGACTCGGCGCGCGACACGTGCGCGTTGGCGGCGTCGATCGCCCGCTGCACCTCGGCGCGGACGGCCTCGTGCTGCGCCGCGTCCGTCAACGCGAGATCGGCGGGCAGTCCGTTGTTGCCGAGCCAGGTGGGCAGCATCTCGGGGTCGAGCGTGATGAGGGCCGAGATGAACGGCTTCTGATCGCCGACGACGACGACCTGACCGACGATCGGGTTGGCACGGATGGGGTCTTCGAGCACGGCCGGGGCGACGTTCTTGCCGCCGGCGGTGACGATGATCTCCTTCTTGCGGCCGGTGATGGTGAGGAATCCGTCGTCGTCGAACGCGCCGATGTCGCCGGTGCGGAACCAGTCGCCGTCGAACGCCTCGGCGGTCGCCTGCGGGTTGCGCCAGTACTCCTTGAACACGTTGATGCCGCGCACCTGGATCTCGCCCTCGCCGGTGAGGCGAACCCCGACGCCCGGCAGCGCGGGGCCGACGGTGCCGATCTTCGAGCGGGTGGCGAGGTTCACCGTCGCGGGCGCGGTGGTCTCGGTGAGTCCGTAGCCCTCGAGGATGACGACGCCCAGGCTGTGGAAGAAGTGGCCGAGGCGCGGGCCGAGCGGGGCGGACCCGCTCACGGCGTAGACCACGCGCCCGCCCATGGCCTCGCGCAGCTTGCTGTAGACGAGCTTGTCGAACAGGGCGAATCTGATCTTCAGTCCGAGCGGGATGCGCTTTCCGTCCTGCAGCAGCTGCGAGTGCTCGACGGCTGCCGCGGCGGCGGCACGGAAGATCTTGCCCTTGCCTCCGGCCTCGGCCTTCTGCTCGGCGGAGTTGTAGACCTTCTCGAACACGCGGGGGACGGCGAGGAGGTACGTGGGCTTGAACGACCCGAGCGCCGGAAGAAGCTGCTTCGTGTCGGGCTGGTGGCCGGTCTTCACCCCGGCGTGCACGTTGAGGATCGAGATGAAGCGCGCGAAGACGTGCGCCGTGGTGATGAACAGGAGCGTAGATGCCCCGGGGACGTCGACGACCTCGCGCAGCGCCTTGCCCGAGTTGCGCGACAGCTCCACGAAGTTGCTGTGGGTGAGCACGCAGCCTTTCGGGCGGCCGGTCGAGCCCGACGTGTAGATGAGGGTCGCGATGTCGTTGCCGTCGGCGAGGTTGCGACGGCGCTCGATCTCGTCGTCTTCGACGGTCGCACCCTGCGAGACGAGGCGGTCGAGGTCGCCACCGTGCATCGACCACACGTTGCGGAGGAGGGGGAGCTCGCCGCGGACCTCTTCGAGGCGGGCCGAATGATCGGAGGACTCGACGATGATCGCGATCGCGCCGGAGTCCGACAGGATCCACTGGATCTGCGCCGGCGAGCTCGTCTCGTAGACGGGCACCATGACGGCCCCGGCGAAGAAGAGCGCGAAATCGACGAGGGTCCAGTCGTACGTCGTGCGTGCGAGGAAGGCGACCTTGTCGCCGGGCTGGATGCCGACCGCCACGAAGCCTTTCGCCAGGGACACGACCTGGCGGTGGAAATCCCGGGCCGAGATGTCGCGCCATCCGGTGCCGTCGGGTACGGCGAACAGGGCACGGTCGGGGCTCGCGGCCACACGGTCGACGAGCAGATCGCTCACGTTCGCTTGCGGGTCTGCAGGGACGACGGGGGGTGCGTCGAACTGGATCACGGCAACTCCTTTGGTACCGGGCGGGTTTCGCTGGACGCTTCGAGTCTATCCGGAGGGTCTCCGGCATCATCCGAGGCCGCGCGCCTTGGCTAGACTTCACACGCCGTCGCGAGGGCGTCGGCCGGAAGGGACAACGAGGTGCTGAACGTCGGAATCGATATCGGCGGGACGAAGATCGCCGGAGGCGTCGTGGACGCCGAAGGCCGGATCGTCGAGAAACTCCGCGTCGACACCCCGATCGATGCCGAAGCTCTCCTGGACGCCGTCGTCGACATGGCTTCTCACTTCCGTCGCTCGCACCGCGTCGCCGGCATCGGCGTCGCCGCGGCGGGCTTCATCGACCGTGCGCGACGGACGGTCATCTACGCGCCCAATATCGACTGGCGCAACGAGCCGCTGCGCGCCCGGCTCGAGGCCCGCCTCGAAGCTCCCGTCACGATCGAGAACGATGCCAACGCGGCCGGCTGGGGCGAGTTCCGCTTCGGGGCCGGTCGGGGCGTCTCCGACATGGTCATGCTCACGATGGGCACGGGCGTCGGCGGAGCGATCGTGGCCGAGGGCAGCCTGTACCGGGGCGGCAACGGCATCGCCGCCGAACTCGGGCACATGCGATTCATCCGCGGCGGTCACCCGTGCGGCTGCGGGCAGAGCGGATGCTTGGAGCAGTACGCATCCGGCCGAGCACTGCAGCGCGAGGCTCTCGAGATCGCAGACGATCCCGCGATCGGAGCGGGCCTGGCTTCCCTGCGCGACGAGCAGGGGACGATCGAGGGTCCATCGATCTCTCGACTCGTGCTCGCCGGCGACCCCGGCGCCGTCGAAGCCCTCCGCCGCGTGGCGACCGCGCTCGGAGAGGCCTGCGGCGGTTTCCAGGCGGTGCTCGATCCTGAACTGTTCGTGATCGGCGGGGGAGTGGCGCAGCTCGGCGACGACCTCCTCGAGCCGGTGCGTCTGGCGTACGAGACATCGCTGCCGGGCTTCGGAGACCGACCCGTCGCCGACTTCGTGATCGCCCGTCTCGGCAACGACGCGGGGCTGATCGGCGTCGCCGACCTCGCGGGACGGGATCGCTGACGATGTTCTACTGGCTCATGAAGTACATCGTCATCGGACCCGTTCTGAAGGCGATCTTCCGGCCGTGGATCGTCGGGCGCCGCAACATCCCCGCCGAGGGTGCGGCCATCCTCGCAAGCAACCACCTCTCCTTCGCCGACTCGATCTTCCTGCCGCTCATGATCGACCGGCCGATGGCGTTCCTCGCCAAGAGCGACTACTTCACCGGCAAGGGCCTGAAGGGCTGGGCGACCCGCATCTTCTTCAAGGCCACCGGGCAGATCCCCATCGACCGGTCGGGCGGCAAGGCCTCCGAGGCGTCCCTCAACACCGGGCTGGCCGTCCTGGGTCGTAACGATCTCCTGGGCATCTACCCCGAGGGCACCCGCAGCCCCGACGGGAAGCTCTACCGCGGCCGGACGGGTCTTGCCCGTATGGCGCTGGAGGCGCGCGTACCCGTCGTCCCCGTCGTGATGGTCGATACCGACACGATCCAGCCGATCGGACAGCGCATCCCGCGCATCGGCCGAGTGGGCATCGTCATCGGAGAACCGCTGGACTTCTCCCGCTTCGCCGGGATGGAGGGCGACCGGTACATCCTGCGTTCGGTGACGGACGAGATCATGGTCGCTCTGCAGCGACTGGGCGAGCAGGAGTACGAGGACGTCTACGCCTCGACGGTGAAGGACAGACTCGCCGCCGCCCAGGCCGCAGCGACCCCCCTCTCGGCTCGCTAGACTTCAGGGATGCTCCCTCAGCTCGACGCACTCGATCACTGGCGTTCTCTGCCGATCAAGCAGCAGCCGCAGTGGTATGACGCCGACGCCGCCGCCGCAGCATCCGAAGAACTCGCCATCCTTCCTCCCCTCGTCTTCGCGGGCGAGGTCGACCAGCTCCGCGAGCGCCTCGGACGCGCGGCGTCGGGCAAGGCGTTCCTCCTCCAGGGCGGCGACTGCGCCGAGACCTTCGCCGGCGCGACCGCCGAGCAGATCCGCAATCGGATCAAGACGGTCCTGCAGATGGCCGTCGTGCTCACCTACGGCGCCTCGATGCCGGTCGTGAAGATGGGCCGCATGGCGGGCCAGTTCGCCAAGCCCCGCTCGAGCGACACCGAGACGCGCGGCGACGTCACGCTCCCCGCCTACCGCGGCGACATCGTCAACGGGTACGACTTCACCGAGGCATCGCGCCGGGCAGACCCCGCGCGACTGCTGAAGGGGTACCACACCGCCGCGTCGACGATCAATCTGATCCGCGCGTTCACTCAGGGCGGCTTCGCCGACCTGCGTGAGGTGCACAGCTGGAACCAGGGGTTCGCGAAGAACCCCGCCAACCAGCAGTACGAGCGCCTCGCGGGCGAGATCGATCGCGCGATCAAGTTCATGGAGGCGGCGGGCGCCGACTTCGACGAGCTCAAGCGCGTCGAGTTCTACACCGGCCACGAGGGCCTGCTCATGGACTACGAGCGCCCGATGACGCGGATCGACTCGCGCACCGGCACGCCGTACAACACCTCCGCGCACTTCGTGTGGATCGGTGAGCGCACGCGCGACCTCGACGGCGCGCACATCGACTACTTCTCGAAGATCCGCAACCCCATCGGCGTGAAGCTCGGTCCGTCGACCTCGCCCGAGACGGCGCTCGCGCTGATCGACAAGCTCGACCCCGAGCGCGAGCCCGGACGCCTGACGTTCATCACGCGCATGGGTGCGGGCAAGATCCGCGATGCCCTGCCGCCGCTCCTCGAGGCTGTCCGCGACTCCGGTGCGACGCCGCTGTGGGTCACCGATCCGATGCACGGCAACGGGATCACCACGCCCACCGGCTACAAGACCCGTCGTTTCGACGACGTCGTCGACGAGGTGCGCGGCTTCTTCGAGGCGCACCGCGCCGCGGGAACGTTCCCCGGCGGCATCCACGTCGAGCTCACCGGCGACGACGTCACCGAATGCCTCGGCGGCTCGGAGCACATCGACGAGGCGACCCTC is drawn from Microbacterium hatanonis and contains these coding sequences:
- the def gene encoding peptide deformylase, with protein sequence MPIRTIRLFGDPVLRAPSVPIDEIDDGIRALVDDLVEGVALPNRAGLAAPQIGVGLRAFSYNVDGEIGYILNPVLVETRGEPELVGEGCLSIPNVWHEALRHPYARVVGIDVNGDELVLEGEGLMAQALQHETDHLEGMLFISRLPPETRRQAMREIRESDWF
- a CDS encoding lysophospholipid acyltransferase family protein, coding for MFYWLMKYIVIGPVLKAIFRPWIVGRRNIPAEGAAILASNHLSFADSIFLPLMIDRPMAFLAKSDYFTGKGLKGWATRIFFKATGQIPIDRSGGKASEASLNTGLAVLGRNDLLGIYPEGTRSPDGKLYRGRTGLARMALEARVPVVPVVMVDTDTIQPIGQRIPRIGRVGIVIGEPLDFSRFAGMEGDRYILRSVTDEIMVALQRLGEQEYEDVYASTVKDRLAAAQAAATPLSAR
- a CDS encoding MinD/ParA family ATP-binding protein is translated as MTLDRHDENPPEDAEHGVLSDTGSLDSAGIGLLGTPTAQLRVVLPVGSGDDDLDDDDVIGDEIRIDEIPTGEILVEELPAAETVDAEEIHDAEEIHDAEEIHDAEEIHDAEVIDDEHAAFDASGHADVDDGSEARWSEPAESEATIEVDEIEADDDSETADDVDAVAETDAEEADASEAPVEPQPEAVVVERADATEERADSSAEAEESAAAAPAAAAAPAAAAAPAEAPTAAAESVESPVVPAPAAAVAVSAAPLAPRTGSVPTTRREANNTGAHPRIDREHASERIATREPEVTLASKRLGEFDGSRESSDLLTPDRLLDPSQLSRPEPEGLWQQLVYSISGHRINLGDGPKARARKELDRLISAPLSGGARFIPVLSRKGGVGKTTITALLGMALADARDDRVIAVDANPDRGTLADRISRTSSRTVRDLVRGRADVTGYADISALVARDETRLDVLSSDADPRVSEAFNDRDYRDVAELAAHYYSLVLTDTGTGIVHSVMGATLDLADQLVIVAGLSVDEARLASETLTWLETNGYARQAREAVVVLNNARPGAPLVRESELEGHFRTRVRSVVRVPYDTAIGTGSAIVFRDLQPATRKAARELAAAVIGGLRAAPEAA
- a CDS encoding AMP-dependent synthetase/ligase, with the translated sequence MIQFDAPPVVPADPQANVSDLLVDRVAASPDRALFAVPDGTGWRDISARDFHRQVVSLAKGFVAVGIQPGDKVAFLARTTYDWTLVDFALFFAGAVMVPVYETSSPAQIQWILSDSGAIAIIVESSDHSARLEEVRGELPLLRNVWSMHGGDLDRLVSQGATVEDDEIERRRNLADGNDIATLIYTSGSTGRPKGCVLTHSNFVELSRNSGKALREVVDVPGASTLLFITTAHVFARFISILNVHAGVKTGHQPDTKQLLPALGSFKPTYLLAVPRVFEKVYNSAEQKAEAGGKGKIFRAAAAAAVEHSQLLQDGKRIPLGLKIRFALFDKLVYSKLREAMGGRVVYAVSGSAPLGPRLGHFFHSLGVVILEGYGLTETTAPATVNLATRSKIGTVGPALPGVGVRLTGEGEIQVRGINVFKEYWRNPQATAEAFDGDWFRTGDIGAFDDDGFLTITGRKKEIIVTAGGKNVAPAVLEDPIRANPIVGQVVVVGDQKPFISALITLDPEMLPTWLGNNGLPADLALTDAAQHEAVRAEVQRAIDAANAHVSRAESIRKFTILPIEWTEASGHLTPKMSIKRNVIVGDFADEIEELYATPVNTTNISLA
- a CDS encoding ROK family glucokinase, giving the protein MLNVGIDIGGTKIAGGVVDAEGRIVEKLRVDTPIDAEALLDAVVDMASHFRRSHRVAGIGVAAAGFIDRARRTVIYAPNIDWRNEPLRARLEARLEAPVTIENDANAAGWGEFRFGAGRGVSDMVMLTMGTGVGGAIVAEGSLYRGGNGIAAELGHMRFIRGGHPCGCGQSGCLEQYASGRALQREALEIADDPAIGAGLASLRDEQGTIEGPSISRLVLAGDPGAVEALRRVATALGEACGGFQAVLDPELFVIGGGVAQLGDDLLEPVRLAYETSLPGFGDRPVADFVIARLGNDAGLIGVADLAGRDR
- a CDS encoding class II 3-deoxy-7-phosphoheptulonate synthase → MLPQLDALDHWRSLPIKQQPQWYDADAAAAASEELAILPPLVFAGEVDQLRERLGRAASGKAFLLQGGDCAETFAGATAEQIRNRIKTVLQMAVVLTYGASMPVVKMGRMAGQFAKPRSSDTETRGDVTLPAYRGDIVNGYDFTEASRRADPARLLKGYHTAASTINLIRAFTQGGFADLREVHSWNQGFAKNPANQQYERLAGEIDRAIKFMEAAGADFDELKRVEFYTGHEGLLMDYERPMTRIDSRTGTPYNTSAHFVWIGERTRDLDGAHIDYFSKIRNPIGVKLGPSTSPETALALIDKLDPEREPGRLTFITRMGAGKIRDALPPLLEAVRDSGATPLWVTDPMHGNGITTPTGYKTRRFDDVVDEVRGFFEAHRAAGTFPGGIHVELTGDDVTECLGGSEHIDEATLATRYESLCDPRLNHMQSLELAFLVAEELAKI